The Flammeovirga pectinis genomic interval CACTATCCTTAAAATCAAAGATTTTTTTAAAATATAAATACTCATTTTCATACATATCCCTAATAATTTCTTCTCTCTGAAATTTCAATAAGTAGTAATCCATATAATTATTAATTTATCTCCTTTTATCTCTAGTATAAAGTTATCAAGAATAATCTATTCAGAAAGAATCATTTAATAGATTATTTTTTTTAAAAAAACAACCTAAAAAGATTGAAATAAGTTTACAATCATCCATTAGCTATACAATATATATAGAAGATAAAACTCATATAAAATGGATGACATAACTAAAAAAACTACTTCACTTCAGATACACATTAGGTTAACTAAGGAAGAAGTAAAACAATTAGAATTAGCGATGGAACTAACAAAATCGAAATCAAAAACAGATTTCACACGCAAAGCATTATTCAATCACATTATCAGAACTTTATATTAAATGAGCTTAACAAAAAACATTAAACAGCTTTTTTCTCCTACAGAGCAAAGGAGCGAAACAATAGGATTTATAGATGATACTACTTCTAATTTAGTCGATTCTGATTTAGAGCGAGAGCAATGGACTACACTAACAGATAAGTTAGGAGCAAATGGCTCTTACCTAACTTCTGAAATCGTTACAATGTTAGCCAGTACTCCAATACAACAGTTTGATAATCAAACTAATTTTGTATTCACAAAGGGCTTTAAGAATAGAGTGCCATTGCTTACACCTTCTCTCACGTCTAAGAGAGCTTTTTACCAAAGTTGTATAGCAGATATTCTGAAATATGGCGTTGCTTATGCTACATATGATAGCAACAATAGAATACAGTATTTAAAATACAATTCATGCACCTTAAAAAGTGATTGGAGTGCTCCATATACTAATTATGAATTGGAAGTAAGTAACGTAGCTCAAAGTGGGAAGAAAAGTAATTCATTTACTTTGAATCAGAAGCAGTTTTGCATGTTCATGCACCCAATTTTTAGTAGCTCTCAATATGCTAATAAACCAATGGAATTTGTAAATAACTATCAGAGTATGTTAGCAGAGATTGATAGTTTAGACGAGAGCCTTGCTAAAAACAGAGGTGTTGGAGCTACTGTAATCTCAACAGCAACCAAAGTGAGAGATGGTCAGGCTAGTAAGATACTTGAGAAATTCAGAGAGAAAATCGTTAAGACAGGAATGATAATCTTTGAAGGTGCTTTATTAGATAGTAAACCATTGACCCCAGCTTCAGCGAATGATAGAAGTTTGTTCAATGAAAGTAGAAAATACTCCAATAATCAGATAGCTAAACTATTTTTAATTGATGCTGAAGCCTACTCTAAAGCAAATTCTGAAGAAAAATTTATGTTATTACAGGCATGGCAGAATGTGTTCCTATCAGAATATGAAAATACACTTTTAGAACCTACTCAGAGCTTCAGATTTAATTTCTTAGCATCTAATTATGTAAATGTATCAGATAGAGAAACGGTAGTTCAATCGCTTTTTACTTCTAATAGTATTGATTCAAAAGGAGTGCAACGTATCTACAATTTAACTGATATGAATGTTAATAATGATTTCATATCTGTTCAAGTACAAAATAAAAATAATATAGAAAATGAAAAATAGAGAAGTCAACCCAAATCATAGATTTTCTAAAGAAGATAATTTAAGCGAATGGAGAGCTTATATAAATGAAGAAAAGCAACTACAGGAACTTCTCCTTTCAATGCCTTTGAGAGAGGCTAGGAAACTGATGAGCCAACCATTTTTCAAGCGACAAATGGAGATTAGAATGGCTGAATTTGAACAAGACAGGAAAGAACAACGATAATAATTTTAATAAAACACAGACAATAAAAATATAATAATATGGCATTTAACGACCAACAACCCAATATGGGAAAAGTAGATAAATTTGTATCATTCGATTCTGCAAAGTATGCGAATTTAGAACGTTTCAATATTTTAGAATACAATCAACTAACAGAGATTAGAGAAGTCACTACTTTTAGTCCTACAATTTTAACGCTTACAAATAGCGCAACTGATGTAGGTTTTGTAACAGATGTATTAACAGAAGACTATGTTCGCACAAATGGCGTAAATTTTGGATTTAGTTTGAAATCTGACTTTTCTATGAGATTTGCAAAGCAAGGAGGTGAAGATGTTTTAAATCCAATACATAGCAGTATTTGTGGCATGGTTGAAACAAATTTAGTTCAAGAAATTATTGCTTCAGCTTCTCAATATGGCACAGCAATACCTTATACTACTGGTAATGAATATCAGGCAATTACTATAGCTGTAGCAAAAGCAAAATCTTACTGTAATGATAATGACTCAATAAAGATAATGTGCCCTACTTTGGATGCTTATTTAATTGAGCCATTAACTAAAGATGATGGTTTATTAATGGGCGTAGAAGTTTTATACACTGATGTAGTTACTGAAATTCTAGTAACTGTAAAGGGGTACGCAATAGTGAATACAGAGCGTTCTGCCATTTATGACAAGTTCTCTAAAGGAGGTAATGCTGAAGCACAATTTCAGTACTCTATCTTGGGGAAGTACTCTTATTCTAAATCAGAAGATTTTGTTTATAAAATCTTAGAATCTTAAAGTATGGGAATGCTATTTTTTATAATTGGGTTAGGTAGTTTATTATACCTAGCCCTATTAAAATTTGAAACTAAATGAAAATTTACAAAGCTACTCGTGGGGATGATGTAAGACTCCTTATGAAGGATAAGCCATCTTCTGAAGCTATTACTTATTATAGTCAATGCAGAAGAAGGGAGAATATTTCTTCTTACGTAGAATTAACTACAGAAGTAGTGGAAGGTAGTATTTATCTAGTAATCCCTTCTGAAGTATCAAAGGGGTTAAACGGGTATTATTATTTTGATATTGAACAAACTTTAGAAGGGGGGTTAATACAAACTATCGAGCGTGGAAGTATTTTAATTATTCAGCCCGACACAACTAAGCGAAGTAATGATTAACTATAATAGAATAAAACAATGAATGACATATATTTTTTATACAACGGAATAATTAGAACAGCTAGAACTAAAGAAGAACTAAACGATTTAATAAATATCGGCTTTGTGGCTTTAGCGTCCTATAGTCCTACAAAGAAGATGGTTTATGATTTAAGCCACAAAACACCTGAGCAATTGTTTCTTTTAACTGAAGCATTGAAAAATGAAATAAAAGCTGTAGATAATTATGGTATTAACATGTATTAATATATATTTGCATAGAATCGTAAGCTATTAAAATAGCTTTTAGAATAAAATAGCAATCTTTTTAGGTTGCTTTTTTTTATATCTTTACAATAGCTACAAAAAAAACTTTTGAAAATAAGGTGAGAAGCCAGTACAATCTTCTCTCGAATGGCTGTAGATATATTTACCCTCCCCCCTTCCTTAAAA includes:
- a CDS encoding phage portal protein is translated as MSLTKNIKQLFSPTEQRSETIGFIDDTTSNLVDSDLEREQWTTLTDKLGANGSYLTSEIVTMLASTPIQQFDNQTNFVFTKGFKNRVPLLTPSLTSKRAFYQSCIADILKYGVAYATYDSNNRIQYLKYNSCTLKSDWSAPYTNYELEVSNVAQSGKKSNSFTLNQKQFCMFMHPIFSSSQYANKPMEFVNNYQSMLAEIDSLDESLAKNRGVGATVISTATKVRDGQASKILEKFREKIVKTGMIIFEGALLDSKPLTPASANDRSLFNESRKYSNNQIAKLFLIDAEAYSKANSEEKFMLLQAWQNVFLSEYENTLLEPTQSFRFNFLASNYVNVSDRETVVQSLFTSNSIDSKGVQRIYNLTDMNVNNDFISVQVQNKNNIENEK